The genomic DNA GAGAACTCAAAAAAAATACTTAAAAAGAAAAAAATTATACTTTGGGTATCTGTAATTTCAATAAGTTGTGTTATTCTTATTATGTGGATTTTAAACATGAGTATACTTTTCTTCGATATAGATTTTCAAGAAAAAACAGAAGAAGGCATGTTTAAAACTGCAAAGTTTGAATTTAACACAACAATGGATGAATTTCTTTTGAAAGATGAAAATGGTAAAAATAAAAATATAATAACCGAGATAGAAAAAACCTTGGAACAAATTGTAAGTAGCACAACACAAACCGCAACAAGTTCTGAAGAAAATATAGAATAAAATATGCCAAAAAAACAAGAAGAGTTGAGCGTAAAACCACAAAACATAAAACCAATAGAATTGGTAAAAGAAATGGAAACATCTTATTTGCAATATGCAATGAGTGTTATTGTCTCTCGTGCATTACCAGATGTTCGCGACGGATTAAAACCTGTTCACAGAAGGATTTTGTACGCAATGTGGGGAATTGGACTAAAACATAATGCAAGATTTAGAAAATCTGCCCACGTAGTTGGAGAAGTGATGGCAAAATACCACCCTCACGGAGACTCCGCTATCTATGATTCTATGGTTCGTATGGCGCAAGACTTTAGTATGCGTTATCAATTGGTAAATGGACAAGGAAACTTTGGGTCATTAGATGGCGACTCTGCTGCTGCTATGCGTTATACCGAGGCAAAACTTCAAGCAATTGCAGAAGAGCTTCTTTTTGATATAGAAAAAGACACTGTAGATTTCAAAGCAACTTATGACGGATCTCACAGAGAACCTCGTGTATTACCAGCCAAATTACCAAACCTTCTTTTGACAGGAAGTATGGGAATTGCAGTTGGAATGGCAACTAATATTCCACCGCACAACCTTACCGAACTTTGTGATGGAATAACACATTTAATAGAAAACTCAAACGCAACAATAGAAGACTTAAATAAAATTATAAAAGGACCAGACTTCCCTACCGGAGGTATTATTTACGATAAAAAAGATATTGCTGTAGCATACGCCACAGGAAAAGGTGGTGTTGTAATGCGTGCAAAAATAGACACAGAAGAAAAAAAACCAGGTTATCATCAAATTATTGTTAGAGAAATTCCATATCAAGTAAATAAATCTAGGTTAATAGAAAAAATTGCAAATCTTGTTCAAGAAAAGAAAATGACAGACATAAAAGACTTACGTGATGAATCTAACAAAGATGGAATTCGGATTGTAATTGAGTTGAAAAGAGATGCTTTTCCAAAAAAAGTTTTAAATAAATTATATAAACTTACAGATCTACAAACAAAATTCCATTTCAATATGCTTGCACTTGTAGATGGAATTCAACCAAGAATTTTGAACCTAAAAACAATTTTAGAAGAACACATAAAACACAGACAAGTCGTGGTTGTTCGCAGAGCTGAATTTGAACTTGCAAAAGCAAGAGCCAGGGCTCATATTTTGGAAGGTTTGAAAAAAGCATTGGATAAAATAGACGAGGTAATAAAAATTATCAAAAAATCCAAAAACAAAGAGGAAGCTAAACAAAACTTGATGGCAAAATTTAAATTTAGTGAACTTCAAACTATTGCTATTTTGGATATGCGTTTGCAACAATTAGCAAACCTGGAACGCCAAAAAATTGAAAATGAGTTGAAAGAAAAAATGGTAATTATCAAAAAATTGGAAGGAATTTTGAATAGTCCAAAAAAGATATTAGGCATTATTAAAACAGAAATTTCAGAAATAAAAGAAAAATTTGGTGATACAAGAAGAACAAAAATTGTAGCTCACGGCGTAAAAGAGTTCAGAATTGAAGACTTAATTCCAAACGAACCAACTCTTATTATCGCTACACGCGACGGATATATAAAAAGACTAGATCCGAACTCATTTAAAACTCAAGGTCGCGGAGGAAAAGGGGTCATTGGGTTAGCGACAAAAGAAGAAGATGTTGTAGAGCATTTAATTTCCACATACACTCACGACAGACTATTACTTTTTACCAGCAAAGGACAAGTTTTCCAACTTTATGCTCATGAAATTCCACAAACAACAAGAACCTCCAGAGGTAATGCTTTAGTAAATTTCTTACAACTATCCCCTCGCGACAAAGTCACATCAATCCTTTCAATGGATGATATAAATAAGTACAAATTCCTAATAATGACAACAACGAAAGGAACTTCAAAAAAGACAAAAATTAAAGATTTTGAGACAGTGAGAAAATCTGGTTTAATTGCAATTAAATTGAAAGATGGCGACAGACTTGAGTGGGTTCGTCCATCTAGTGGAAAAGATGATGTTGCAATTGTCACCAAAAAAGGTCAAGCAATTCGATTTAAAGAAAAAGACCTAAGACCAATGGGTCGTGCTGCAGCTGGTGTTAGAGGAATAAGACTAAAAACAGATGACGAAGTTGTAGGAATGAATGTGGTCACACTAGAATCAATAGAACAGAGTGATGCACTTCTTTTGGTAGTTTCAGAGCTTGGTAGAGGAAAAAAGACAGCTCTCAAATATTACAAAGTTCAAAAAAGAGGTGGTAGTGGAATAAAAACAATGGCAATCACTCAAAGAACCGGACAAATTGTAAAAGCCAAAGTTCTAAGAAAAAGTGCAAAAGACGATCTACTTATAATCACAGTAAAAGGACAAATAATTCGAATCCCTTTGAAAAGTGTCTCTACACTTGGACGCGCAACCCAAGGTGTAAGAATTATGAAATTCAAAGCGGTTGGAGACAAAGTAGTGAGTTTGGCGCTACTAGAAAAAGCAAATCCAAAAGAAAACCTTGCACTTCCACTTGTAAAAAAAGAAGGAACGAAGAAATGATGATAAATCGTTAACGCTCGATGGATCATTCGCTTCGCTCATTTGATAAATCGAAAAACCATGTTTTTCTTGATGCATAACTTCGCTTGAATAAAGAATTTAGGGATATTTTATAATAATTACTACCGTACCGAGGCAAGTCTCACTGTATTACTATGAATAAAACAAAAAACGCTATTTAAATAGCGTTTTTTGTTTTATATTTTTTTACTTACTCTACCTAATCTGCTTTTTTGTCTGTCTCATTTTTTCTTAGGCTGCCATTCTGTCATCTGTAGAAAGGCTTTCAATTGTTTTTCTTAATTCAGCTATAGTTGCTTCTGTTTCAACTTTTATTCTATTACTCCTTGCTTCTATTTCTGCTTTTTTTATACCTTCTCCTCGTTTTTTAATTTCTTTGTTTTTCCTTTCTGATTCTACTTCCCTCTCTTTTCTTTCACGAACAAGTTTTTCCATTGGAGTTTCACTTTCCGCTTGTTCCATTTCTTTTAATCGTTCTTCACCAACCTCTAATTTAGTCAACCTTTCTGAACTTTCAGCATCTACTTGTTCTTGTTTTACTTTAGCCTCCAAAGCTTGGGACTCTGGAGAATTTGGATCAAGAGCCTCGCCAATTTCTCTTTTATTTACACCTCTGATAAAACCTCTTCCCTCCATATATTTATCTACTTAAAAGTTTTAATGCTTCACGAAGTAATGCTTCGCTGTTTTTGTTTGGATCTTTAATTCGTTTCGCGGCAGCGCGCGCTTCTGCTTTGGAATACCCCATTGAAACAAGCCCATCTACCACATCAGCCAAAGCTCCATTATCAGCTTCCATTTCTCCAGCGTCTACCAACTTCTCTATTTTACTTCTTAGCTCCACTATCATCCTCTCAGCCGTCTTCTTCCCTATTCCACTCACTTGCGTTAGATAACTTACATCTTTTCTAGCTATTGCAGATGAAATTTCCTTTATACTTCCAAGTGTCAAAATATGCAAACCACTTTTTGGACCAACTCCAGACACAGATATTAAAAGTTCGAAAAAACCTTTTTGTTCTAAACTTTCAAATCCATACAAATCCAAAGCATTTTCTGCAACTTTCAAAAATGTGAATAATTCTACTTTATCCCCAATGTTTTTCTGCACCAAAAAAGTCGGCACAACTCTTATTTCATACCCAACCCCCTCTCCAGCCAATACCACAAAAGAAGTTTTAGTCTTCCCAATCAATTTTCCACTCAAAAATGCAATCATAATTTTTTTTAAGAGTTTCTATTGTAAACCCCACTATATTGTATCTTTATTCCAACTTTTGGTCAAAAATAAAAGAGCAGGGATAAACCGCCACTCTTTGTTTTTATTATGCAATTATACTTTCGCAAACTACAGACATTTTTTTTAGATCTTCCACTTCCCTCATAAAAAATTCAAAAGTAAAACCTATTTTAATAGCTAAAAATGAACAATCTTCTTTTCCTGAAAACCCATAAGTTTTAGAAATACCTTGCAAAGCCTCGGTCCACAAATTATGTAAACCTACTTCACATACTAAATTTAAAGACTTTAAATAAGTATTTCTAAGAATCTCCTTTCTTTTTATATTCATCCAAACCTCCTTTTGAAGATTAATACATTTAACCATAAAATAACTTAAATGTCAATAGCAAACCTTACAAATTCGCAGATTCATTAAATTTATTATAAAGACTTATATTTCTTTTTTGTAAAATTTTTCTAATTTCATCTGCCAATATCTTTTTTTCTTCCTCATTTTCAACAAAATTATCTAACTCACTAGCTAAAAAATATCCTATTAAACTTTCGTCCGGTGGAAGCATTCTATTTGTAGTCAAATTTGCATAAAATTTATTTGCGATTAAATCGTCTACTTCACCAGATTTTATAGCTTCAAATAAACTTTGAACTGGTATCCTCATTTCATTATTAAACTTTTGTGTCATTTTTCTTTTTTCTAACATATCAAAATGACGACTTAGTTTTGTTCCTAAAATATTTTTTTTCTTTTTTTTTGTTCCAGCTTCAGACCGGTCTTCTGCAATATCTTGCCAAAATTCTACAAAACCAGTATCTCTATTAAATTCTCCTCCTTTTAAATTACTATAATAAGGGTCTGTTACTTTTTTATCATTAAGTCCCATACCAAAATCTATTACAAAAACATCTCCATTTTTATCCATCATTATGTTTCTTTCATGTAAATCACGGTGATAAATTCCATTTTCATTTAACAATTTAATAGTGTTGGCAATTTTTGAAAAAAAATCTTCAGGCAAACGAAATTCAGAACCCTCCCCCTTTTTACCCTTACCAATTCCAAAAAAATCTACCACTTTTGCTACATTTTCTCTATCCAACAATTCTTTTCCTCCCCCTGTTGTACCAGACTTTGAAAATTTTAGTGCAACTTGAACCTCATAAGCCAACTGTTTAAAAGATGTATTTTCTAATTTTAAATCTATAAGTTTTGGATGTCTTTTTGCAACCTCTTCAAATAAAATTGTGTTAAAATCCTTTCCATCAACCGCATCCATAATAATAACATTTAGACTTCCCCCTTCTCTCGCTGGAACACCATAATTAGACAAAGTCTCTGCTAATTCTGCGTCTAAATCTTTTAAATTATAATTAATATGTGCTTGTGGAATTTTTGCATATTCCTCGACTTTATCCGGACTACTTTCAAAAATACTATTCAACACATCATACGCACTAGACATAACATTAAATTCATTAGTTGCTTCCGTAACAGAGTCTATTTTAAATATTTTAGACACAAGTGACTGTCCTTCAAATTTTGGGTTAACATTTTTAATTTCTTCATCCAAAACTCCTCCCTCAACCCTCACAATTACACCGTTATTACCTTCATTTATTTTTACACCTTCTTTTAGAGCTTTAACCAATAATTCTCTAAAAATAGCCTCTTTTACTTCTTTCGATTCTTTTTGTATTTGTAAAGCTCTTTCATTTCTATTATTTTCTGACATATAAAATAAATTAACCTAATTTAAGCCAAAATACTTGACAAAACACCCAAAATATGCTATAATTATAAGATTCCTTTCGGTATAGTTCCGTCTGGATGTCCTTTTTACAACATGCCCACAAAAGGAGGCAAGTGTGGGAGAAGTAAGGGTATGGCCCAAAATTTGTCATAGAAAAATTGGCGAGTTGACTTTGCACGAGCAAAGTCAACTCACTTTAATTGTAAAACAAAACTACCCAGATTGCAAAGAGCAAGCTGGGGATTTCGAGGAGGTATTGGAAGAAAAGCAAGGCGAAGTCACCTATTTGGAGACAAATAGTGAGATTGAAGCCTTTTTCTACACAGAAAACTTGGGCAAAGCTGGGGTTCAATTCCGATTCGTGAATGTCAAAAAAGACAGTCAGCGAAATGGACTCGGACAAAAGCTTATCGAGTTAATGGCTCAAAAAATTGAAACAACCCGCATTATAGGTTGCGTCGTCGTTGGCAATGCAATCGGCGAGCAGTATGTGGATGCTGGTTGTGTTATTAATGGTATCGAGGAGATTGAAGAAGGTGTTACGGTTTTTAACTTAGTTGGAAGCCGTGAAATGAACTCTTTATTTACCACAAAAATGTGGGGAATAAGGGAATTTGTAAAAACCTTTGATCGCCAAAAGAAGGAAGTGACAAGATTTTTACTGGAAGAAAATGAGCAAGTAATTGTTCGTGAATATTCCAGAAAAAAAGAAGCCATTCAGGAGACAAGAGAACTCCTGAAAAGAGGCTATTTCGGAACTATCTACATAGTAGATAGCGAAGAAGAAATGATCATTTGCTTCGAAAAAATTTGATTTCTTGCGTGTTTTTACCAGCCGTTCTCACACTTTAGTGAGAACGGCTTTTTTATTTACTTGAATGCTCCCAAATAAAACCAAAAAGCTGCTTATAAAAAGTATAGACTTCCCTATCTTCTATTATAAAAGTGACCAATTTTCCCTCTCTTAAACTCAAAATGCCGACTTTATCTTCATAAATAAGCAAAAATAAGAATAAGTCTTTAAACCTTTCTGGCAAAAATTTTACTTTTGTAAACTCTCCTGGTTTAATTTTTTTATAAGATTTCCTTGCAAAAGGTGTATCTACAGACAATAAATCCATTTTTATACCCTGTTTTAGACGCACTTTTGTAAATTTATTCACCAATTCAGAAAAATTCTTGTCTAATACATCTTTATTTACAATACTTAAAATCTTCTTTCTGGGCTTCAAACTATCGTCCAAAGCCTCTTTTAACCCCTTTTTACCCTCAAAAAACCTAACATTTGGCTTATCTTGCCCCAAACGATACAAAGACTGCAAATCAAACAAATTACTATTTAATATCTTCTTTTTTGCCAACACCTCTGTTTCTTCTACTTTTAGCAAGTTTTTTAAATTGTCCGGTGGTAGTGAATTATATACAGTTTTCCCAGAATCTTTACTCTTTTTCAACAAACCTTTTTCATTTAATCCATCCAACACATAATAAAGCAGAGTTCTGGAAAGATCTATGTTTTTTTGTAAAATTTTTATATTAGTGTTTGCGTTTTTGAGCAAAAATTCATAAACCATCGCTTCGTTTTTACTGAGCCCCAAGCTAACCAATGTTTTTTGGGTTGTATTTACTTTTTTATTACTTTTTGACATATTTTTTATTGTTTATAGTAGTATTATAAATAATAATACCATATTTTTCTTATTTTGTCAAATTTAGTTTGACATTTTTTACTATCACAAATACTTATTTTGTCTACAAAGACTTGACAAAGTTTTATTTTTATGATATTGTTGCTCTTGTTCATAACGCAAAAGCTTGTCAAGTCGCAGCGGATCTAAGTCATTTAAGCATCCGTACATGTTTGACTTACACACAAGTAAACACGCTTTGAACATTTCAAAAAATGTTTGCAAGGATTTTATCCAAAACAAACATCAAATGTCATATTGGTGATACTTGCCCTTTTTGGGCAGTATCGTTTCAAACACCTATTGAGCTGGAGAACTTAATAAGTGTTTGAAACGATGCTATTCAAAAAAACACCTCCCCAATTACTAATTAAACAAAAAATATGGTTTTCCCAGCAGAACTTATCTCATTATTTTAAACAAAAGAAGATAGTATAAACCTTTCTCCACTTAATTGAATCCTTGAGTTATTCAAGGATTCAACAGAGTCTAGTTTTAAACATTAGTCAAAAACAATTTTCCGCTTAATTTGTGTAAGAAATATACAAATTAAACTGGAAATGGTTTCCAAAAAGGTGTCCCTCCCTTTGAGTGATAATAAAAAAAAGGAGGTTTAAATGACCAACTTAGCTCAAGCTTTTGCAGCGGCTGGCATCGTAGATGCAGAGTCAGCCCAAAAAGCTGAGCGGGCAGTGGAACGTCGCGCCGCCGTAAACACACTTTGTGTTCGGGTGAGCAAGGCTTTCCAACTCGCCAAATCGCTTCCTTCGGGAAGTGACGCCGCGAATCGGGAGTGGAAGCATTATTATACGCTACGCAACCGCCTGCCCTACCATCTCCGACAAGCCTACTAGGCAAAAAGGATATGGTTAATCGGACTCCCGCCGAGCCGATGAAAAATAAACGGGAACAAATCTTCTTGTCTAATAGAGGACAGAACAAGAAGTTGAAGTAATTTAATAGTAAAACTTCCTAAAAAGTACTATCCAGCCCATCGCCTGCTGTAAATGGTGAAAAATGTGGGAGTAAATTGCTAAAAACAATTTACTCCCTACCTTAACTAAATATTTAAATATATTTTGAATAATTAGTTAGGGTCTTTAAAAAAATATTACAAATCCTGGATTCAATTGAGTTTTTAAATAAGTTAAAAGTTTAATTGAGTTCCTTTTACAGTTTTTTTCACAAGAGGCCTCGTATGAGCGATTACGGAGGTAAAATCACCGCGTACCCACAAATAGGAGAGAAATCATGAAGACAGCGTACTCCTTTGATTCTACTATTAAAATTCCAGATTTTCTAAAAAACCCAGCTTTTTATCTGGGAAATGAATGGCTCTTATCTTTAAACAAGTCGAAGTTTACTAAAAAACAGTGGAAAAATAATGGAAACCTACTGTATGTTTTAAAAGCAGTAGGACTACTTTTACTTATTTGTAAAAGTAGAAAGGTGGAAAAGCTAGCAAAAAAATGGCTAGAACCAGAAGAAGAGATTGAAATAAAAGCTTTGATAGATTTTTTAAGATTTGCTCTAATTATAGAGTCAGATCCTGCGGTAGCACCAAGCTTAATGTATATAAATACATTAAGCCCTGTATTAGAAGCGCAAATAGAGGTCTCCGCTATTGACAAAATTTTAGAAATACTTGATGCAAAGAATAAACATAGTTTTCCTGTTGGAGATATTGAATGGTGTATTTTTGGGCTTGATCAGTTGCGAATAGCTCAAAAAGGTAGACACCCCACCCAAGATGATATTGATTTTGATTTCAAAATAATGAATCAATCTCAATTTAAGCGGACAATTTCCGCTATTTTCCCAGAGTATGAAAAGGCTTTGGAGGAATTCTTGGTAACACAAACGGCTTTTGTCTGATAATTAATCAGACACAAAGTCATTCCCCAGACTTTTACATTTTTTGTAAGTAAAAGTCTGGGTCTCACTTTTACACTTTTATAAAATAAGAGTAGAAAAGTGAGACTCATCACAAAAAAGGAGATAAAATGAGTAAAAAAAAGAAAAAAAGAAAACTCAAAACTGTACCACGAAATTTCTTTGTTGTTCAAATGCGAACAGAAAGAAAAAATGGTGCTCACAAAAACAAAAACACTTGTCGTGGAAAATACAGAAGCAACTCTTATTAATTAGAGTTGCTTTTTATTTTTTTAAGTCCAAACCCTTGACAAATAACTATTTTTATGGTTTAATTAAGCCTGCTTTAGTGTGGTGCTGGAGCAGTTCGATCCTTACAAGGAGTAAATGGTAAATGAATTCAAAAATCTGTGTTGTACAACTCACACCTCCCAACAACCAAAAACCAGCAGCTAAAGGTAAAAATACCAGAAGCTGTTGGAAACACGCTAACCAAAGGCGTGAAAGAAGAGAGGTGAAAGTGCAACTCAAAAATACCAATCTTAAAGATTGGTAAAAAGGAGAAATAATGAAGATTCTTGTAGATAATAAACCTGGTTCTTCAAAACTGGAGATAGATAGTGAAAATGATGCTCTTTTAGCCTCCATTTCTCTTGATATTACCGAAGGTATTATCAATAGTCTAAGCTCTTGGACAATTATAGAAATTAATGGGAAAGATTTTTGTGTAATTTCAATGATACGAGCAGATTTTTTTATGTTTAATTCCAATTTGTCAATAATTCCACTAAATAAAGAAATGATTTTTTATTTTATTACTGAGTGCCAAACGGCACTCAGTGAAATAAAGGAAGGCTCAAAAGAGGAATCTTTTTGGGCAGCCAAAATTGTAAAGCTAGACAAAATTTTGTCTCATTACTAAAACCCAAATCCCCGCACAAATGTGCGGGGATTTTTTTATTGGCACTAATTATATTATAGGGTTTTCTATTTAATTACAAAACAACCTTAATTCTTAA from Candidatus Magasanikbacteria bacterium includes the following:
- the gyrA gene encoding DNA gyrase subunit A, with product MPKKQEELSVKPQNIKPIELVKEMETSYLQYAMSVIVSRALPDVRDGLKPVHRRILYAMWGIGLKHNARFRKSAHVVGEVMAKYHPHGDSAIYDSMVRMAQDFSMRYQLVNGQGNFGSLDGDSAAAMRYTEAKLQAIAEELLFDIEKDTVDFKATYDGSHREPRVLPAKLPNLLLTGSMGIAVGMATNIPPHNLTELCDGITHLIENSNATIEDLNKIIKGPDFPTGGIIYDKKDIAVAYATGKGGVVMRAKIDTEEKKPGYHQIIVREIPYQVNKSRLIEKIANLVQEKKMTDIKDLRDESNKDGIRIVIELKRDAFPKKVLNKLYKLTDLQTKFHFNMLALVDGIQPRILNLKTILEEHIKHRQVVVVRRAEFELAKARARAHILEGLKKALDKIDEVIKIIKKSKNKEEAKQNLMAKFKFSELQTIAILDMRLQQLANLERQKIENELKEKMVIIKKLEGILNSPKKILGIIKTEISEIKEKFGDTRRTKIVAHGVKEFRIEDLIPNEPTLIIATRDGYIKRLDPNSFKTQGRGGKGVIGLATKEEDVVEHLISTYTHDRLLLFTSKGQVFQLYAHEIPQTTRTSRGNALVNFLQLSPRDKVTSILSMDDINKYKFLIMTTTKGTSKKTKIKDFETVRKSGLIAIKLKDGDRLEWVRPSSGKDDVAIVTKKGQAIRFKEKDLRPMGRAAAGVRGIRLKTDDEVVGMNVVTLESIEQSDALLLVVSELGRGKKTALKYYKVQKRGGSGIKTMAITQRTGQIVKAKVLRKSAKDDLLIITVKGQIIRIPLKSVSTLGRATQGVRIMKFKAVGDKVVSLALLEKANPKENLALPLVKKEGTKK
- a CDS encoding protein kinase, encoding MSENNRNERALQIQKESKEVKEAIFRELLVKALKEGVKINEGNNGVIVRVEGGVLDEEIKNVNPKFEGQSLVSKIFKIDSVTEATNEFNVMSSAYDVLNSIFESSPDKVEEYAKIPQAHINYNLKDLDAELAETLSNYGVPAREGGSLNVIIMDAVDGKDFNTILFEEVAKRHPKLIDLKLENTSFKQLAYEVQVALKFSKSGTTGGGKELLDRENVAKVVDFFGIGKGKKGEGSEFRLPEDFFSKIANTIKLLNENGIYHRDLHERNIMMDKNGDVFVIDFGMGLNDKKVTDPYYSNLKGGEFNRDTGFVEFWQDIAEDRSEAGTKKKKKNILGTKLSRHFDMLEKRKMTQKFNNEMRIPVQSLFEAIKSGEVDDLIANKFYANLTTNRMLPPDESLIGYFLASELDNFVENEEEKKILADEIRKILQKRNISLYNKFNESANL
- the ruvA gene encoding Holliday junction branch migration protein RuvA produces the protein MIAFLSGKLIGKTKTSFVVLAGEGVGYEIRVVPTFLVQKNIGDKVELFTFLKVAENALDLYGFESLEQKGFFELLISVSGVGPKSGLHILTLGSIKEISSAIARKDVSYLTQVSGIGKKTAERMIVELRSKIEKLVDAGEMEADNGALADVVDGLVSMGYSKAEARAAAKRIKDPNKNSEALLREALKLLSR